One Mycolicibacterium sp. ND9-15 genomic window, AGCCAAAGCCCGCGACCCCCGATCGGCCCGGCGCATCATCGAACTACAGCACCGCGTCGACACAACCGGGCTACCCGGCGTCATCCACGGTCTGACCGACGCCTGCGCCGACTGCACCGCCGAAGGCGCGATCATCCTGCTACCCGGCGGTGACGCGATCGGCCACGTCTACCACGACGACCACTGCCCGGCCGCCGCCGGCATCGTGCAATGGCGCCCAGCGCCGTGAGCCGCTCCTCGCGACGCCCCGTCGACGCCCACCGCCCGGGCTGGCTCACACTCACCGCGGCGATACTGCACCGCGCCCCACGATTGCCCGGCGCGCTGTGCCGCGACCAGCCGTGGATGTTCGACGCTGACGACGCCGCCAGCCGTGACGCCGCACTGCGCCTGTGCCAGCGGTGCCCGTCGCTGCCCGACTGCCGACGCTGGGTGTCGTCGCTGCCGCATGCGTGGCGACCCCCCGGCGTCGTCGCCGGGCGCTACCGAGGCCGGGTCACTACTGACAACGAAGGGGCCAGGGCATGACCGCAATCAGTCTGCGGGCCAACGCATCTCGGCTATCGCGCATCGGCCGAAAAGCGTTGCGCGGCAAGCGGATTCATCCGCAGGGTTTGAGGGCGATTAAACCGCCATCAGGGTTTGCTGTAAACCTGTTCATGCTGGTAGAGGCCACTTTTTTTGGTAGCTGGAGTGCCGGACAGTACCCTGGCCGCTCGCTATACATCCCACGTTTTCCGAACAGGTGTTCGAATACCGCTAGATTGATTGCGCCGCAACGCATTTCGCGTCCTGCAGGCAGTCGAAACCGACTGGAACACAAGCGATTCCGCCCATTTTCGCAGGTAAATGCCGGTATCGGACCGGCGACGATTGAACGGAGCAGGACATGAGCAGACCACCCTATGCGCCGCGCAGTCTCGGCGCTGCGGGCCGCCGACTGTGGCGCGACGCCCTCAAGCGCTACGACGAGTGGACGCCCGGTGAGCGCATCATCCTGATCGAAGCGGCGCGCACCGCGGACCTGTGCGAACGTCTCGGCGCCGCGTCGGCGCGCGACAACTGCCCGCGCTCCACGCTGGTCGAACTGCGCCAGCAACGGTTGGCGCTGGCGAAGCTCATCGCCGAACTAGGAATTTGAGCCGGTATGCTTGGAACCGTCCGCCGTTGCGGGCTGTGGGTTCGACCGCCGTTGCGGTCATCCACTTTTCGAGGGGTTTCGGGCCGTTGTCCGCATATCCTTCGGGGCCGACGCCAGATTCGCGCGCCCCAGGCCGCCGGGCCTTTTGTCCCTTTCATCCCTTCGGTTGTTGCGGTGCGCGCGCTGGCGTCGCGCCGTCGCCGAATTTCCCCACGAAAGTTGGAACTGATATGAGCACACGAACCGATGTTGACGCGCTCGTAGAGCTGTCCCGCGAGGAACGCGAGGCGCGTCTGCGAGCCGCCGCCGAGCGTGTCGAGACGCGCGCGAATCGCTGCGTTGCCGAGGGCCGCGACCTCACGCCGCGCGAAGATCAACTCATACGCGACGACCGCGCCGAGCTCGAAGCGCTGATGGCGGCGAACGCGATTGCCGAGCACTCCGAGCGGATGCGATCAGCGGTCGCCACAGCCGTCGAGACCCGCGGCTCGCGGCCCGAGGACAGCGGTCAGCTCGCCGAGTTCGCGCAAGCGTTGACCCGCGGCGTGCCCGCGCGTGTGCAGATCGAATGCCGCTCGATCACGTCGGCCAACGCCGGGGCGCGCGGCGCGGTCGCCGTCGAACAGTTGGGCCGGCCGCAGTGGCTCTGGCAGGCCGCGGGCATCCCGTTCACTCCCGCGGACAGTCTGACTGTCTCCGGGCCGCTGTACGACGCGCTGGTGGCGCAGACGGCCACCGACGAGGGCGGCACAAAGCCCGCGATGGGCGATCCGGCGCTGGCGTCGGCGACGCTTAAGGCGTTCGCGGTGACGTCGGTCGTCTCCGATCAAGTCATCCGATTCGGTGTCGGCGCTGCGGCGGTGTCCGAGCGGCTCGCCGCCGAAAGCGTTTTCAGCGTCAACGCGGCGATAGCCGACGCGCTGGAAACCGCCGCGGGCACACCTGTCACCTACGCCACGAGCGCCAGCCATATGGCCGACGCGGGCATCGCGAAGGTGTGGGCGCAGACCGGCGCCAAACCGACCGCGCTGGTGATCAACAGCGCCGACTATCCGCTGTTGGCCGATAAGGCCGCGGTCGGCCCCGGTGACACGGTAGGGGCGCCGGTCGTGGCGTTCAACGGCACGACGCTGCTGGTCAACGATGCGATCACCGCGGGCATCGGTGTCGTGGTCAACGGCGCGGCGTTCAGCGCGCACGGCACCGACGTGCTGCTGGCATCGCTGCCCGACCTCGACAACAACACGGTGAAGCTGCGGGCCGAAACGTATTTCGCGCTGTTGCAGCACGACGCCGGGGCCATCGTCGCGGTTGATTTGGTGACGCCGTAGACCACCCGGCGCGCCGTGGGGTTTTAGTGGATTCCCCCCACGGCGCGCCGGGCACAAACGGCGCATGCCGTTGGCGTGTCTCGCGTGTCGGGTGGGCGACGCGGGTTCGTCACCGGATGTCGTCGGAATCTCCGGTTTCGTTGCTCAACTGCCGAAGGCAGGCGGCGACGATGCCCGCAAATTCGCCGCGTGCATCGGCGGTCGCCGCGATGTGTTTCGCCGCTATCTCGTCGTTGCCCATCGCGTTCGCGGCTACCAGCGCGAGCACGACGGCGGCCTGCCCTATGTCGCCCGATGCCTCAAGGCTGCGAACGTCGGCAGCCATCGCGTCAATGGCTGCCTCGCGGTCGTCGGTCAACGCGCAGGCGTGCGCGATCATCTGCCATGCTGCCGCGGCGACCGGGTATCCCTGCACTTCCGCGTGCAGGTCGTCATTCTGTTCAGACATTCTGGACCTTTCCATGCATTCGTCACACCTTGACGCATCTGACCGCGGTCTCGGGGGCGAACGTCACGATCGTGTGCGGGGCGGTGCTGTTGACGGCGGGATTGATCGGCCCGCGGGCGGCGGTCGGCCTCGCAGCGGTCGCGTTGCTGGCCTTCGTGGTGGTCGTGCAGCCGTCGGCGAGCGTGCTGCGCGCCGCGGTGATGGGGGCGATCGCGCTGTTGGCGGTGTTGTCGCACCGGCGTCGGCAGGCCATCCCGGCGTTGTCGGCCAGCGTGCTGCTGCTGCTGACCGCCTCCCCGGAGTTGGCCGTCGACATCGGCTTCGCGCTGTCGGTGTCGGCGACTGCGGCTCTCGTCGTGCTCGCCCCTGCGTGGTCGCGGCGGCTCGTCGACCGCGGCTGGCCCAAGCCGGCCGCCGACGCGCTCAGCGTGGCCACCGCCGCACAACTGGTCACCGCGCCGCTGGTCGCCGGGATGGCGGGAACGCTCAGCGTGGTTTCGGTCGTCGCCAATGTCGCGGTGGCGCCGGTGATCCCGCCGATCACCGTCGTCGGTACCGCCGCGGCCGCGTTGTGCCGGATCTGGCCCGCCGGCGCCGACCTGCTGATCCGCTTCACCGGACCGGAACTGTGGTGGCTCCTGAACATGGCCCGCTGGTCGGCGGCCGTCCCCGGGGCGTCGGTGCCGGTGCCGTCGGGGCTGCCGGGGCTGATCCTGATCGCCGCCGGCGGCATCGTGGCGGTGGCCGCCTGGCGGTGGCGCTGGGTCCGGGTCGGCGTGGGTGCCGCCGCGGTGTGCCTGCTGGCGTGGACGGTGTCGGGCCTGTCGGGTGGTCGTGACACGATCGTGGGGTGAGCGAGGCAGCGCGGTTGCATCTGGTGCTCGGCGACGAGGAGCTGCTGGTCGAGCGCGCGGTGGCAACAGTGCTGCGGGAGGCGCGCAAGCAGGCCGGCGTCCATGACGTACCGGTCGATCGCCTGCGCGCGGGGGAGGTCAGCACCAGCGAGCTCGCCGAGCTTCTGAGCCCGTCGTTGTTCGCCGACGAACGAGTCGTGGTGTTGGAGTCGGCGGCCGAGGCGGGCAAGGACGCGGTCGCGCTGATCGCCGACGCCGCGGCGGACTTGCCGCCGGGCACCATGCTCGTCGTCGTGCACTCCGGCGGCGGGCGTGCCAAGGCGCTCGCAGATCAGCTTACGAAACTCGGCGCGCACGTGCATCCCTGCGCGCGTATCACCAAGGCTGCCGAGCGCGCCGACTTCGTCCGGCGCGAGTTTCGTGCGCTGAAGGTGAAGGCCGGCGACGACACTGTAAGCGCCGTGCTCGACGCGATCGGCTCGGACATTCGGGAACTGGCGGCGGCGTGTTCGCAGTTGGTCACCGACACCGGAGGCATCGTCGACGCGGCGGCAGTGCGTCGCTACCACTCGGGCAAGGCCGAGGTGAAGGGGTTCGACGTCGCCGACAAGGCGGTCGTCGGCGACGTCGCGGGAGCCGCCGAAGCCCTGCGGTGGGCGATGATGCGCGGTGAACCGCATGTCGTGCTCGCCGACGCGCTGGCCGAGGCGGTGCACACCATCGCGCGGGTGCGGCCGCTGTCGGGTGACCCCTACCGGCTGGCGTCAGAGCTGGGGATGCCGCCATGGCGGGTGCAGAAGGCGCAGAAACAGGCGCGGCGGTGGTCGAACACCTCGGTCGCCGAGGCGATGCGCTTGGTGGCCGCGCTCAATGCGGACGTCAAGGGCGCCGCGGCCGACGCGGACTACGCGCTGGAGGCGACGGTCAGGAGGGTCGCCGAGCTCATAGCAGATTGAGCGGGCGGACTATCAGAGCTTGTTGAACGCTCAGAGCTTGTTGAACGACGAGGCCAGCGCAGATTTGCGGTTGGCGGCCTGGTTTCTGTGGATGACGCCCTTGCTGGCGGCCTTGTCCAATTGGCGGCTGGTCGACGTCAGCAGCTCGCGGGCCTTGTCCTTGTCGCCGGCCTCGACGGCCTGCCGGAATCCGCGGACCGCCGTGTGAAGCGACGACTTGACCGACTTGTTGCGCAGCCTGCGGCGCTCGTTGGTCTTGATCCGCTTTTCCTGCGACTTGATGTTGGCCACGCGTGTAGTCCTTCGTAAATCCGGTAGGGGTTTCCCAAAG contains:
- the rpsT gene encoding 30S ribosomal protein S20, which produces MANIKSQEKRIKTNERRRLRNKSVKSSLHTAVRGFRQAVEAGDKDKARELLTSTSRQLDKAASKGVIHRNQAANRKSALASSFNKL
- the holA gene encoding DNA polymerase III subunit delta, which produces MSEAARLHLVLGDEELLVERAVATVLREARKQAGVHDVPVDRLRAGEVSTSELAELLSPSLFADERVVVLESAAEAGKDAVALIADAAADLPPGTMLVVVHSGGGRAKALADQLTKLGAHVHPCARITKAAERADFVRREFRALKVKAGDDTVSAVLDAIGSDIRELAAACSQLVTDTGGIVDAAAVRRYHSGKAEVKGFDVADKAVVGDVAGAAEALRWAMMRGEPHVVLADALAEAVHTIARVRPLSGDPYRLASELGMPPWRVQKAQKQARRWSNTSVAEAMRLVAALNADVKGAAADADYALEATVRRVAELIAD